One Papaver somniferum cultivar HN1 chromosome 10, ASM357369v1, whole genome shotgun sequence genomic window carries:
- the LOC113316748 gene encoding uncharacterized protein LOC113316748, with translation MAHAEGPYISGKAEDGSDIPLPEKFSSYQTWKFVLSEAETKKVIDKRAKTSHNASASQNNKVKSLGDKTSSKGKYIPKRPTSKSSSKTTSTMDDLSRMRKRYDSSSSSESSEDDISVSDDSSIPSSLKELSNLFAGDLLTAIDNEESNRAFGMVSKICDAPTLDDPSLRGAASAISPNLQFTIGSLGARLSYVISSDYQRRLTKLEKENAKLKDENSTNSDLIRRARERNDELIDLYNFSDEDANLPDGETLLEHLNSSLNNYPNQGFENLNLEELRLKYAALRKSHRSLLTTFNNFKHRLHESQEQIQILETKKNKLIDEKDEITLKGAKALETFQESIIEVQKELEFSWADRVLNDARKYLAINVSLQAEHSALVKDIVSNYEDKEKNYLQKIEELETRLASEEEKNYPQKIEELETRLDSEEKDLFSRNSKYQQLKKNFIIMVSNNSNDANRAREAVVKKVCVENNIPLTKYKFPEIPDNEHISDISDSEGEDEESEEEITGSEIERDED, from the exons ATGGCTCATGCTG AGGGTCCTTATATTTCTGGTAAAGCTGAGGATGGTTCTGATATTCCTCTTCCTGAAAAGTTTtcttcttaccaaacttggaagtTTGTACTTTCCGAAGCTGAGACAAAGAAAGTG ATTGATAAGAGGGCCAAAACTTCACACAATGCATCAGCTTCGCagaataataaa GTGAAATCTTTGGGTGATAAGACTTCAAGTAAAGGTAAGTATATTCCTAAAAGGCCTACGTCTAAATCTTCATCAAaaacgacatctacaatggatgaTCTCTCTAGGATGCGTAAAAGATACGATTCCTCTTCAAGTTCGGAATCTAGTGAGGATGATATCTCTGTTTCTGATGATTCATCAATTCCTTCTTCTTTGAAAGAGTTGTCCAATCTTTTTGCTGGAGATCTCCTAACTGCTATTGATAATGAAGAATCAAATCGTGCTTTTGGAATGGTTTCTAAAATATGCGATGCTCCTACTTTAGATGATCCATCTCTTCGTGGAGCTGCCTCTGCGATAAGTCCTAACCTCCAATTCACAATCGGCTCTTTG GGAGCCCGTTTATCTTATGTAATCTCCTCGGACTACCAAAGGAGACTtactaaacttgagaaagaaaATGCCAAGCTTAAAGATGAGAATTCAACCAATTCTGATTTGATTCGCAGAGCCcgagaaagaaatgatgaactcattg ATCTATATAACTTTTCGGATGAGGATGCCAATCTTCCTGATGGTGAAACCCTTTTAGAAcaccttaattcttctttaaataaCTATCCCAACCAAGGATTTGAAAATCTGAATTTGGAAGAATTAAGATTGAAATATGCTGCTCTTAGAAAAAGTCATAGATCTTTATTGACTACATTTAATAACTTTAAACATCGTCTTCATGAGAGCCAAgaacaaattcaaattttggaaacaaagaaGAATAAGCTTATTGATGAGAAAGACGAGATCACTCTTAAGGGTGCGAAAGCACTAGAAACATTCCAAGAATCCATCATTGAGGTTCAAAAAGAAC TTGAATTTAGTTGGGCTGATAgagttctgaatgatgctagaaAGTATTTAGCCATAAACGTGAGTCTTCAAGCTGAACATTCCGCATTGGTTAAAGACAttgtttccaattatgaag ATAAGGAGAAGAATTATCTTCAGAAGATTGAAgagttagaaactcgcttagcttctgaagaagagaagaattatCCTCAGAAGATTGAAGAATTAGAAACTCGCTTAGATTCTGAAGAAAAAGATTTATTTTCTCGCAACTCTaagtatcagcaattgaagaAGAACTTCATCATCATGGTTTCAAACAATAGCAATGATGCTAATCGTGCTCGCGAAGCTGTTGTTAAGAAAGTCTGCGTTGAGAATAACATCCCTCTTACAAAGTATAAATTTCCAGAAATCCCTGATAATGAACATATTTCTGATATTTCAGACAGcgaaggagaagatgaagaatctgaagaagaaaTAACTGGTTCTGAGATTGAGCGAGATGAAGATTAA